The proteins below are encoded in one region of Malaclemys terrapin pileata isolate rMalTer1 chromosome 8, rMalTer1.hap1, whole genome shotgun sequence:
- the KCNIP1 gene encoding Kv channel-interacting protein 1 isoform X1 translates to MGAVMGTFSSLQTRQRRPSKDKIEDELEMTTVCYRPEGLEQLEAQTNFTKRELQVLYRGFKNECPSGVVNEETFKQIYAQFFPHGDASMYAHYLFNAFDTTQTGSVKFEGFVMALSTLLRGTVHEKLRWTFNLYDINKDGYINKEEMMDIVKAIYDMMGKYTYPVLKQDAPRLHVEVFFQKMDKNKDGVVTLDEFIESCQEDDNIMRSLQLFENVM, encoded by the exons ATAAAATTGAAGATGAATTAGAAATGACCACGGTGTGCTATCGTCCAGAAGGACTGGAACAGCTTGAAGCACAAACCAATTTCACAAAGAGGGAACTtcaagtgctttacagaggaTTTAAAAAT GAATGTCCTAGTGGGGTTGTTAATGAAGAGACGTTCAAACAGATCTATGCACAGTTTTTTCCACATGGAG ATGCTAGTATGTATGCCCATTATCTTTTCAATGCGTTTGACACTACACAGACTGGATCAGTGAAGTTTGAG GGTTTTGTGATGGCACTATCAACTTTGTTGAGAGGAACAGTTCATGAAAAGCTAAGATGGACATTTAATCTTTATGACATAAATAAAGATGGATATATAAATAAGGAG GAAATGATGGATATAGTAAAGGCAATTTATGATATGATGGGCAAGTACACATATCCTGTTCTCAAGCAAGATGCTCCAAGACTGCACGTAGAAGTTTTCTTCCAG AAAATGGATAAAAACAAAGATGGTGTTGTAACTCTAGATGAGTTTATTGAATCATGTCAGGAG GATGACAATATTATGAGATCCTTACAGCTCTTTGAGAATGTGATGTAA
- the KCNIP1 gene encoding Kv channel-interacting protein 1 isoform X2: MTTVCYRPEGLEQLEAQTNFTKRELQVLYRGFKNECPSGVVNEETFKQIYAQFFPHGDASMYAHYLFNAFDTTQTGSVKFEGFVMALSTLLRGTVHEKLRWTFNLYDINKDGYINKEEMMDIVKAIYDMMGKYTYPVLKQDAPRLHVEVFFQKMDKNKDGVVTLDEFIESCQEDDNIMRSLQLFENVM, from the exons ATGACCACGGTGTGCTATCGTCCAGAAGGACTGGAACAGCTTGAAGCACAAACCAATTTCACAAAGAGGGAACTtcaagtgctttacagaggaTTTAAAAAT GAATGTCCTAGTGGGGTTGTTAATGAAGAGACGTTCAAACAGATCTATGCACAGTTTTTTCCACATGGAG ATGCTAGTATGTATGCCCATTATCTTTTCAATGCGTTTGACACTACACAGACTGGATCAGTGAAGTTTGAG GGTTTTGTGATGGCACTATCAACTTTGTTGAGAGGAACAGTTCATGAAAAGCTAAGATGGACATTTAATCTTTATGACATAAATAAAGATGGATATATAAATAAGGAG GAAATGATGGATATAGTAAAGGCAATTTATGATATGATGGGCAAGTACACATATCCTGTTCTCAAGCAAGATGCTCCAAGACTGCACGTAGAAGTTTTCTTCCAG AAAATGGATAAAAACAAAGATGGTGTTGTAACTCTAGATGAGTTTATTGAATCATGTCAGGAG GATGACAATATTATGAGATCCTTACAGCTCTTTGAGAATGTGATGTAA